The Prosthecobacter dejongeii genome contains a region encoding:
- a CDS encoding putative maltokinase — protein sequence MLQTPDQEPLDTLGTSPPCWSPALTQKLAQDILPRYLSQCRWFGGKARALQKVEIIQDTLFPGTSVHILGVEITFQEGPPEHYLMPLCVRSPGEPREETTSSPHRLLGQWSDGTRLEDALHTPEFQAALFRGLIGHTPLAAPLSLTLESPVQAPTADLTLAALQARVLSGEQSNTSLSYADRWLIKFFRKFEFGIHPEVELTQHLTRHHFQVPPFLSALNLQAQGQSGVAAMLTHYTPHENDGWTFTLKAVRQVLDQVRQTRQTHSAEREAAVIGRSSYPSRAAQLGQLTARMHIALAADSLHADFKPQPFTHHDGQILSQDMQAKATRVLQELHQQYHQLPESAQALAREILDGQDHLLHAYEKLQQADIQCSRIRVHGDFHLGQTLNTGQDFVIIDFEGEPRLPLHERRLHRPALRDVAGMVRSFEYAASAALHEAPAEEHPLLAPWAQAWADTTVQAYLHAYFSTAHGQSFLPQTPASTQLLLDLHILDKALYEIGYELSYRPHLVPIPLRAVARLLKTI from the coding sequence GTGTTGCAAACGCCTGACCAAGAACCTCTGGATACCCTGGGGACATCCCCTCCCTGCTGGAGCCCCGCCCTTACTCAAAAGTTAGCGCAGGACATTCTCCCCCGCTACCTATCCCAGTGCCGATGGTTCGGGGGAAAAGCACGCGCTTTGCAAAAGGTGGAGATCATCCAGGACACGCTCTTCCCAGGCACCTCCGTGCACATCCTCGGGGTGGAGATCACCTTCCAGGAAGGCCCGCCCGAGCACTATCTCATGCCCCTCTGCGTCCGCTCCCCAGGCGAGCCACGAGAAGAGACCACATCGTCTCCGCATCGCTTGTTAGGCCAGTGGAGCGATGGCACCCGGCTTGAGGATGCCCTGCACACTCCCGAGTTCCAGGCAGCCCTCTTCCGGGGATTGATCGGCCACACCCCTTTAGCAGCCCCCCTTTCACTCACCTTAGAAAGCCCCGTCCAAGCCCCCACAGCCGACTTGACTCTAGCCGCCCTCCAGGCCCGCGTGCTCAGCGGTGAACAGTCCAATACCTCCCTCAGCTACGCCGACCGCTGGCTGATCAAGTTTTTCCGCAAATTTGAATTCGGCATCCACCCGGAGGTGGAGTTGACCCAGCACCTCACGCGACATCACTTTCAGGTCCCACCTTTTTTGAGCGCGCTCAATCTCCAGGCTCAGGGCCAGAGCGGCGTCGCCGCCATGCTCACGCACTACACCCCGCATGAGAACGATGGATGGACCTTCACCCTGAAAGCCGTGCGGCAAGTGCTGGATCAAGTCCGGCAAACTCGCCAAACGCATTCAGCCGAAAGAGAAGCCGCCGTCATCGGCAGAAGCAGCTACCCCAGCCGGGCCGCCCAGTTAGGCCAACTCACCGCCCGCATGCACATCGCCCTGGCGGCAGATTCCCTCCATGCCGACTTCAAACCGCAGCCCTTCACCCACCACGATGGCCAAATCCTCAGCCAAGACATGCAGGCCAAGGCCACCCGCGTGCTCCAAGAACTGCACCAGCAATACCACCAACTCCCCGAGTCCGCCCAGGCTCTGGCGCGTGAAATTTTAGACGGCCAGGACCACCTTTTACACGCCTACGAAAAGCTGCAGCAGGCAGACATCCAGTGCAGCCGCATCCGCGTGCATGGCGATTTCCACCTCGGCCAAACCCTCAATACCGGGCAGGATTTTGTCATCATTGATTTTGAGGGCGAACCCCGCTTGCCCCTCCACGAGCGGCGTCTGCATCGCCCCGCCCTGCGGGATGTCGCCGGCATGGTCCGTTCCTTTGAATATGCCGCCTCCGCCGCACTGCACGAGGCCCCTGCCGAGGAGCACCCCCTGCTCGCCCCCTGGGCCCAAGCCTGGGCCGACACCACCGTCCAAGCCTACCTCCACGCCTACTTCTCCACCGCTCACGGCCAAAGCTTCCTGCCCCAAACTCCCGCCAGCACCCAACTGCTGCTCGACCTCCACATCCTCGACAAAGCCCTCTACGAGATCGGTTACGAACTCAGCTACCGCCCCCACCTCGTCCCCATCCCCCTCCGCGCCGTCGCCCGACTGCTGAAGACGATTTGA
- a CDS encoding sialidase family protein: MLRTLLFTLCFPVFASAALLPPGWDAKAAGDRVMAGLVNTTEARVKGAHDAEMVIVKDRAYIVAEANDVKGGESADWPFVYVTLAVVNVKTLKVEKSVCFAKSEQVFENVTLPVGACFVPRILQKDERTLRCYFASESPKQRQAQTWFLDYDLEKGAFESQLHKAKIKTAAGTFDMQPQYFHQDAAAQGFTRPAVDFGLYLFDSFKVFDGKTYVALNNYPGGQNALAVVNADLDTFEVLGHYNEPGDLKLTESAVNRLPDGTWLAICRQEGGTRNYTFSSSRDGRTWTKNEPRAWVPNGTSSKPTFDRLKGLYYLGWQEATQIQGVSRSVFNLDVSQDGVTWERKYRFETEKSFQYPVFREHEGRIYLSVTQGDTDVSRKERIMFGVLE; the protein is encoded by the coding sequence ATGCTGCGCACTCTCCTCTTTACCTTGTGTTTTCCGGTCTTCGCTTCCGCTGCACTTCTACCTCCCGGTTGGGATGCGAAGGCGGCGGGAGATCGCGTGATGGCCGGGCTGGTGAATACCACGGAAGCTCGGGTGAAAGGGGCGCATGATGCCGAGATGGTGATCGTGAAGGACCGCGCCTACATCGTGGCCGAAGCGAATGATGTGAAGGGTGGGGAAAGTGCGGACTGGCCCTTTGTTTACGTCACGCTTGCCGTGGTGAATGTGAAGACGCTGAAGGTGGAAAAGAGTGTCTGTTTTGCGAAGTCAGAGCAGGTGTTTGAAAATGTAACACTGCCTGTCGGGGCCTGTTTCGTGCCAAGGATTTTGCAAAAGGATGAGCGCACGCTGCGCTGCTATTTTGCCAGTGAGTCCCCGAAACAGCGGCAGGCGCAGACGTGGTTTTTGGATTACGATTTGGAGAAGGGGGCTTTTGAATCGCAACTGCACAAGGCCAAGATCAAGACAGCCGCAGGCACCTTTGACATGCAGCCGCAGTACTTTCACCAAGACGCCGCCGCGCAGGGATTCACCCGACCAGCGGTGGACTTTGGCCTTTACCTGTTTGATTCCTTCAAGGTCTTCGATGGCAAGACCTACGTGGCGCTGAATAACTACCCCGGTGGTCAGAATGCCCTGGCAGTGGTGAATGCGGATTTGGACACGTTTGAAGTGTTAGGCCACTACAATGAACCGGGTGATCTGAAGTTGACCGAATCGGCGGTGAATCGCCTGCCAGATGGCACGTGGCTGGCGATCTGCCGCCAAGAAGGAGGAACACGGAACTACACCTTCAGCAGCAGCCGGGATGGCCGCACCTGGACCAAGAATGAGCCGCGTGCCTGGGTACCCAATGGCACGTCTTCCAAGCCTACCTTTGACCGCTTGAAAGGGCTTTATTACCTGGGCTGGCAGGAGGCCACGCAGATCCAGGGAGTGAGCCGGTCGGTCTTCAATCTGGACGTGTCTCAAGACGGCGTGACCTGGGAGAGGAAGTACCGCTTTGAAACCGAGAAGTCTTTTCAGTACCCGGTCTTTCGTGAGCATGAAGGGCGCATCTACCTCAGCGTGACTCAGGGGGATACGGACGTGAGCCGCAAGGAACGCATCATGTTCGGGGTGTTGGAATAA
- a CDS encoding sugar kinase, with amino-acid sequence MSRIVTLGEIMARLATPGHGRFQQAMPGTLEVTFAGAEASVAMSISYLGGEAAFVSALPQHAIADACVANLRAVGVETRHILRTEQGRLGLYFLETGANQRAGQVIYDREGSAMAITPAAAYDWAAIFAEAEWFLISGITPAISRNAAEVARVAMQEAASRGVKIACDMNFRSKLWQWEPGLSAQELATRTMRELMPLVDLFIGGREDATQMLGLEMSAVEPEAVAGQIAKAYPRLRYVAMTLREGISASHNNWGGMLYETASSQAFRAPLQAGQYEPYAITDMVDRLGGGDAFTAGLLFALTTPELSAPGKAVSFAVAASCLAHSIPGDFNYTTRDEVEALMAGDASGRVKR; translated from the coding sequence ATGAGCCGCATCGTCACGCTGGGAGAGATCATGGCGCGGCTGGCTACGCCTGGGCATGGGCGTTTTCAGCAGGCGATGCCAGGAACGCTGGAGGTGACCTTCGCCGGGGCAGAGGCCAGTGTGGCCATGTCCATCTCCTACCTCGGCGGTGAGGCGGCTTTTGTTTCGGCTCTGCCCCAGCATGCGATTGCCGATGCGTGTGTGGCAAACCTGCGCGCGGTAGGCGTGGAGACCCGGCACATCCTGCGCACGGAGCAGGGCCGGTTAGGCCTCTATTTTTTAGAGACGGGGGCCAACCAAAGAGCCGGGCAGGTGATCTATGACCGGGAAGGCTCGGCGATGGCCATCACCCCGGCTGCGGCGTATGACTGGGCAGCCATTTTTGCAGAGGCGGAGTGGTTTCTCATCTCCGGCATCACCCCTGCCATCTCCCGAAATGCCGCTGAGGTAGCGCGCGTGGCCATGCAGGAGGCGGCGAGCCGAGGCGTGAAAATCGCCTGTGACATGAACTTTCGCAGTAAACTCTGGCAGTGGGAGCCGGGGCTGAGTGCGCAGGAGCTCGCCACACGAACCATGCGTGAGCTGATGCCGCTGGTGGATCTCTTCATTGGCGGGCGTGAGGATGCCACCCAGATGCTGGGCCTGGAGATGAGCGCGGTGGAGCCCGAGGCCGTAGCGGGCCAGATTGCAAAAGCGTATCCGCGCCTGCGCTACGTGGCCATGACCTTGAGAGAGGGCATCTCAGCTTCGCATAACAACTGGGGCGGGATGCTGTATGAAACGGCTTCAAGTCAGGCCTTCCGTGCCCCTTTGCAGGCCGGGCAGTATGAGCCGTATGCCATCACCGACATGGTGGATCGCCTGGGCGGTGGAGATGCCTTTACGGCGGGGCTGCTGTTTGCTCTCACCACTCCAGAACTGAGCGCGCCGGGCAAAGCGGTGTCTTTTGCCGTAGCAGCCTCTTGCCTCGCGCATTCTATCCCGGGAGATTTTAACTACACCACACGGGATGAGGTGGAGGCCCTGATGGCGGGAGATGCCTCCGGTCGGGTGAAACGGTGA
- a CDS encoding dioxygenase family protein: MNPAPFHIRFDRRRLLQSLLLTTGGIITSSIYAEALTLTPRATEGPYYPDHLPLDQDNDLLQIQGNAAQAVGTVTEFGGRLLNVDGQPIQDALIELWQADNNGCYIHSRGTQRGKERDPQFQGYGKIVTNEKGEYRFRTIKPGLYTGRTIHWHVAVKQGDKRMLTTQLYIAGVPQNDRDGVLRSMGTEAQRLSVIREFKPKQTGSADLVGTWDIVLGSTPEDPEQRRGPGGPPPKGGRPPRGEGPPPGGPGGPPPAR; this comes from the coding sequence ATGAATCCCGCCCCTTTCCACATCCGCTTTGACCGCCGTCGTCTTTTGCAGAGCCTCCTGCTGACCACGGGCGGCATCATCACCAGCTCCATCTATGCAGAAGCTCTCACGCTGACACCGCGTGCCACAGAAGGCCCGTATTACCCAGATCATCTACCGCTGGATCAAGACAATGACCTTCTGCAAATCCAAGGAAACGCGGCACAAGCCGTCGGCACGGTGACGGAATTCGGGGGGCGGCTGCTGAACGTGGATGGCCAGCCCATCCAGGATGCCTTGATCGAGCTGTGGCAGGCGGATAACAATGGATGCTACATCCACAGCCGTGGCACCCAGCGTGGCAAAGAGCGCGATCCCCAGTTCCAGGGTTACGGCAAGATCGTCACCAATGAAAAGGGTGAATACCGCTTCCGCACCATCAAGCCCGGCCTCTACACCGGGCGCACCATTCACTGGCATGTGGCGGTGAAACAGGGGGATAAACGCATGCTCACCACCCAGCTCTACATCGCTGGCGTGCCGCAGAATGATCGCGATGGCGTCCTCCGTAGCATGGGCACGGAGGCGCAGCGCCTCTCGGTGATCCGTGAGTTTAAGCCCAAACAAACCGGCAGTGCTGACCTCGTCGGCACCTGGGACATTGTTCTCGGCAGTACCCCAGAAGACCCGGAACAGCGCCGTGGCCCTGGTGGCCCTCCACCGAAAGGCGGCCGCCCACCTCGGGGTGAAGGGCCACCTCCAGGTGGCCCCGGTGGCCCACCACCTGCCCGGTAA
- a CDS encoding bifunctional 4-hydroxy-2-oxoglutarate aldolase/2-dehydro-3-deoxy-phosphogluconate aldolase, which yields MSSSAFPDSLQTHLHHTGVIAVLMIDEVKDAVPVARALLAGGVDCLELTLRTPVAMEALRAIRAEVPEMNIGVGTILNVAQVNEVKEAGAAFGVAPGMNPRVVAEAVRIGLPFAPGICTPTDIELALEQGCRLLKFFPSEPCGGLAYLRTIAAPFAHLGVKYIPLGGVGADNAESYLKEPSVLALGGSWLASKPLIHTQNWDAITTNARRVKAVVNQLRGGQA from the coding sequence ATGTCTTCTTCTGCTTTTCCAGATTCTCTTCAGACCCATCTTCACCACACGGGTGTCATCGCCGTCCTCATGATTGATGAGGTCAAGGATGCGGTCCCGGTCGCGCGCGCCCTGCTGGCGGGCGGGGTGGATTGTCTCGAGCTCACACTGCGCACGCCCGTGGCCATGGAGGCCCTGCGTGCGATCCGCGCGGAGGTGCCCGAGATGAACATTGGTGTGGGCACGATCCTGAACGTGGCCCAGGTGAATGAGGTGAAGGAAGCGGGGGCTGCCTTTGGTGTGGCTCCCGGGATGAACCCGCGCGTGGTGGCAGAGGCGGTGCGCATCGGCCTGCCGTTTGCACCGGGGATCTGCACACCGACGGATATCGAGCTGGCGCTGGAGCAGGGCTGCCGCCTGCTGAAGTTTTTTCCTTCGGAACCCTGCGGCGGGCTGGCCTACCTGCGCACCATCGCTGCACCTTTCGCTCACCTGGGCGTGAAATACATTCCGTTAGGCGGGGTGGGCGCGGACAATGCGGAAAGTTATTTGAAGGAGCCTTCCGTGTTGGCTCTAGGCGGCTCCTGGTTGGCCTCAAAGCCCCTCATCCACACCCAAAACTGGGACGCGATCACGACGAATGCGCGCCGGGTGAAGGCCGTGGTGAACCAGCTCCGTGGAGGCCAGGCATGA
- a CDS encoding transposase, which produces MKTTRTLDLQGNAMERQLVGINAKTAPYPAARSWSGGRRRVVGKGPLESYCYHVMSRTCGGEVFFDDVEKEALKRLMWRLADFSGVKLVTYCIMGNHFHVLVEVPRREVWLQRFAGPAAEEKLFEHLRLLYSKTYLAFLREEFAELRRLGLEARVQEKLEALYKRFCDLSLYVKEVKERFSRWFNKRRGRRGTLWMDRFKSVMVESGGEALRTMAAYIDLNPVRAGLVEDPKDYRWCGYVEAVGGSRRAQRGLCKVVAKPVDGWVKHEAAKAYRCLLYASGMEVRDAQNTNVVRPGVTAEEARKVLAEKGKLSPAELVRLRVRYFTDGLVLGNQAFVESVFEENRGWFGPKRKDGARKLSECAGNLFSLRRLRVRAVG; this is translated from the coding sequence ATGAAAACCACCCGAACGCTTGATCTTCAAGGGAATGCCATGGAGCGGCAGCTTGTTGGGATCAATGCCAAGACGGCTCCTTACCCAGCGGCGCGTTCTTGGTCCGGCGGGCGCAGGCGAGTGGTGGGAAAGGGGCCCTTGGAAAGTTACTGTTACCACGTCATGTCACGCACCTGCGGTGGTGAGGTCTTTTTTGACGACGTTGAAAAGGAAGCGCTGAAGCGGCTGATGTGGCGGCTGGCGGACTTTTCAGGCGTGAAGCTGGTGACTTACTGCATCATGGGCAATCACTTCCATGTGTTGGTGGAGGTGCCTCGGCGTGAGGTATGGTTGCAGCGATTCGCAGGTCCCGCTGCTGAAGAAAAACTCTTCGAACATCTGCGCCTGCTTTACAGCAAGACCTACCTGGCCTTTCTGCGTGAGGAATTCGCGGAGCTGCGTCGCCTGGGACTGGAAGCCCGAGTGCAGGAGAAACTGGAAGCTCTCTACAAACGTTTTTGTGACCTCTCCCTTTACGTCAAGGAGGTCAAAGAACGCTTCAGCCGTTGGTTCAACAAACGCCGGGGCCGACGCGGCACGTTGTGGATGGATCGTTTCAAAAGCGTGATGGTGGAAAGTGGGGGCGAAGCACTGCGGACGATGGCGGCTTACATTGATCTGAACCCGGTGCGGGCGGGATTGGTGGAAGATCCCAAAGACTATCGCTGGTGTGGGTATGTCGAGGCCGTGGGTGGTAGCCGGAGAGCCCAGCGTGGGCTGTGCAAAGTGGTGGCTAAACCTGTGGATGGATGGGTGAAACACGAGGCGGCGAAGGCCTACCGCTGCCTGCTGTATGCCAGTGGCATGGAGGTGAGAGATGCGCAGAACACAAACGTGGTTAGGCCGGGAGTAACCGCGGAGGAGGCCCGAAAAGTGCTGGCTGAGAAGGGGAAACTGAGCCCAGCGGAACTGGTGCGGCTGCGGGTGCGCTATTTTACCGATGGGCTGGTGCTGGGAAACCAGGCGTTTGTGGAAAGCGTGTTTGAAGAGAACCGGGGTTGGTTCGGCCCAAAACGCAAAGATGGCGCGCGAAAGCTGAGCGAGTGTGCGGGGAATCTGTTTTCGCTGCGCCGATTGCGAGTGCGTGCGGTAGGGTGA
- a CDS encoding sulfatase family protein has product MKFLLALSCLFALTLSAAERPNVVIILADDFGYGSAGCYGADGKLVQTPHLDRLAREGRRFTDASTTSSVCSPTRYSLITGRYCWRTTAKSGVLGTFSPLHIETTRLNMASLLKKQGYSTAAIGKWHLGYGRADDSPQWRTDYTAELSPGPLEIGFDYHFGVPANHGDITGIYVENRHVYGLRSGKIPAGMKVPGPDSDDPNYKPTYTAEDTESGRAKILDLDAPRRVNDRVMPLLTQKATSWIRAQPKDHPFFLYYTPVAVHNPVTPSAELAGKSPAGLYGDWIHELDRSVGSVLTALDESGQAGNTLILFTSDNGGVFKPERDMLQTTAYKAGLKVNGALRGGKHTVWQGGFKVPFIARWPGKIPAGTVCDEMVSVADLLATTAALVGEKIPTPEQAAEDSHNFLPALLGENAPPARDHLIVHSSDGVFAIRQGPWKWVEGVPAPGVKQRRSDEFHAQLYNLEKDPAETLDLSAQHPDIVEKLSSLLTRYREGGYSRELPPVKVKQPTKTTTFAPIPGTPLLEASLTALPDAPWAITRGTWKAEEGAVWGLQKGSKDAGATLRVPVTFTEATLDYRIQFQGADRHSLRIEAGSERHSFRIEISPTHLGLTKNPDPGQTQEHTVPLARKALELQPQTWYPVRITFHGSEVTVQVQETRITGTHPLLQEEKKALNFLVFGDRAGFKDIRLVPSSPSARP; this is encoded by the coding sequence ATGAAGTTCTTGCTCGCTCTCAGTTGCCTCTTTGCCCTCACGCTCAGTGCGGCAGAGCGGCCCAATGTCGTCATCATCTTGGCCGATGACTTCGGCTACGGCAGCGCTGGCTGCTACGGGGCCGATGGGAAACTGGTGCAGACCCCGCACCTGGATCGCCTGGCCCGTGAAGGGCGGCGCTTTACCGATGCCAGCACCACCTCCTCCGTCTGCTCCCCCACGCGCTACTCGCTCATCACCGGCCGCTACTGCTGGCGCACCACGGCCAAAAGCGGCGTCCTGGGTACCTTCTCCCCGCTGCACATTGAGACCACCCGCCTGAACATGGCCTCTCTCTTGAAAAAGCAGGGTTACAGCACCGCAGCCATCGGCAAATGGCACCTCGGTTATGGCCGCGCCGATGACTCCCCCCAGTGGCGCACCGACTACACCGCCGAGCTTTCCCCCGGCCCTCTCGAAATCGGCTTTGACTATCACTTCGGCGTGCCTGCCAATCACGGCGACATCACGGGCATCTACGTGGAAAACCGGCATGTCTATGGACTACGCAGCGGCAAGATCCCCGCTGGGATGAAGGTGCCAGGGCCCGACAGTGATGACCCTAATTACAAGCCCACCTACACAGCGGAAGACACCGAATCAGGCCGCGCGAAAATCCTCGATCTCGATGCCCCACGCCGGGTCAATGACCGGGTCATGCCGCTGCTCACTCAAAAGGCCACGAGCTGGATCCGCGCCCAGCCCAAGGACCACCCCTTCTTTCTCTACTACACCCCGGTGGCCGTGCACAATCCCGTCACGCCTAGCGCCGAGCTCGCTGGCAAGAGCCCCGCAGGTCTGTATGGCGACTGGATCCATGAGCTGGACCGCAGCGTGGGCAGTGTGCTCACCGCCCTGGATGAAAGCGGCCAGGCAGGCAATACCCTCATCCTTTTCACCAGTGACAATGGCGGCGTCTTCAAGCCCGAACGTGACATGCTGCAAACCACCGCTTACAAAGCCGGTCTGAAAGTGAATGGCGCGCTCCGTGGCGGCAAGCACACCGTCTGGCAGGGCGGCTTTAAGGTCCCTTTCATCGCTCGGTGGCCGGGCAAGATTCCGGCAGGCACCGTGTGTGATGAAATGGTGAGTGTGGCCGATCTCCTCGCCACCACCGCAGCCCTCGTCGGTGAAAAAATACCCACGCCCGAACAGGCCGCCGAAGACAGCCACAACTTCCTCCCCGCTCTGCTGGGAGAGAACGCCCCACCTGCCCGTGATCACCTCATCGTTCACAGCTCTGACGGTGTCTTTGCCATCCGCCAAGGTCCGTGGAAATGGGTGGAAGGCGTGCCTGCACCGGGCGTCAAACAACGCCGGTCCGACGAATTCCACGCCCAGCTTTACAACCTCGAAAAAGACCCGGCTGAGACCCTGGACCTCAGCGCCCAGCACCCCGACATCGTTGAAAAACTCAGCTCCCTCCTCACTCGCTATCGCGAAGGTGGCTACAGTCGAGAACTCCCACCTGTGAAGGTCAAGCAACCGACGAAAACCACCACCTTTGCCCCCATCCCTGGCACACCCCTTTTAGAGGCCTCTTTGACCGCCCTGCCCGATGCCCCCTGGGCCATCACACGCGGCACCTGGAAAGCGGAGGAAGGTGCCGTGTGGGGCCTCCAGAAAGGCAGCAAAGACGCAGGGGCCACCCTGCGCGTGCCGGTGACCTTCACCGAGGCCACGCTGGACTACCGCATCCAGTTCCAGGGGGCAGATCGCCACTCCTTGCGCATTGAGGCGGGCTCTGAACGCCACAGCTTCCGCATCGAGATCAGCCCCACTCACCTAGGCCTCACCAAAAATCCAGATCCCGGCCAGACCCAGGAGCACACCGTTCCCCTCGCCCGCAAAGCGCTGGAACTTCAACCCCAGACTTGGTATCCCGTGCGCATCACCTTTCACGGCAGCGAAGTCACCGTCCAGGTCCAGGAAACCCGCATCACAGGCACGCATCCCCTTCTTCAGGAAGAGAAAAAAGCCCTCAACTTCCTCGTCTTCGGAGACCGCGCCGGCTTCAAAGACATCCGCCTCGTTCCATCATCGCCCAGCGCCAGGCCTTAA